In Chloroflexota bacterium, a single window of DNA contains:
- a CDS encoding GGDEF domain-containing protein, giving the protein MNAQAPAHSAWRTKRRPVWRVTLAGVVVTALLGLVDYYMMPSTAPLYLLPVAFTTWLAGPRAGVLIALCGAVASYLGEQTLVDALGISSTIAAWNALANLLTLIPTAFILDLLREELEKAQSIALTDHLTGAGNARAFSETAEAELRRARRYTRPLTMAFIDVDNFKAINDRYGHSRGDELLRLIAATMRVNLRLTDSVTRLGGDEFGLLLPETDAAQARGAIDKLRAALEAAMSARSYPVTFSIGVMTFTSPPASVDELLRQSDALMYEVKSGSKNDARYAIRN; this is encoded by the coding sequence ATGAACGCGCAAGCACCCGCACATTCTGCGTGGCGAACCAAACGACGGCCTGTATGGCGCGTGACGCTGGCCGGGGTCGTGGTCACAGCTTTGCTGGGACTCGTGGACTACTATATGATGCCCAGCACCGCCCCGCTCTACCTGCTGCCGGTCGCTTTCACGACCTGGCTGGCCGGGCCGCGTGCCGGAGTCCTGATCGCGCTGTGCGGCGCCGTTGCCTCGTATCTGGGCGAGCAAACGCTCGTCGATGCATTGGGCATCAGCTCGACCATTGCGGCCTGGAACGCGCTCGCCAATCTGTTGACCCTGATCCCGACTGCGTTCATCCTGGATTTGTTGCGCGAAGAACTGGAGAAGGCGCAGTCGATCGCGCTCACCGACCACCTGACCGGCGCCGGCAACGCCCGCGCGTTCTCCGAGACGGCCGAGGCCGAACTGCGGCGCGCGCGCCGCTACACGCGGCCGCTGACCATGGCGTTTATCGACGTGGACAACTTCAAGGCGATCAACGATCGCTACGGCCACAGCCGGGGCGACGAGCTGCTGCGGTTGATCGCCGCCACCATGCGCGTCAACCTGCGGCTCACCGATAGCGTCACACGCCTCGGCGGCGACGAGTTCGGCCTGCTGCTGCCGGAGACGGACGCCGCGCAGGCGCGCGGCGCCATCGACAAGCTGCGCGCTGCGCTCGAAGCGGCGATGTCCGCGCGCAGCTACCCGGTCACATTCAGCATCGGCGTGATGACCTTTACGTCGCCGCCGGCCAGCGTGGACGAGCTGCTGCGGCAATCCGACGCGCTGATGTACGAGGTGAAGAGCGGCTCCAAGAACGACGCGCGCTACGCAATCCGCAATTGA
- a CDS encoding glycosyltransferase family 39 protein: MPTSSPHHVFIPMQHRVLVLLVLCLGFALRQVALPDMPPFVHGDGANLAKYSLRVARGDQPWYGVRADGDANWAFLQFAPYTLLGNDLMALRFMSACWGMLSLAGAYYGTRRLFGARVALFALCLMASGHLLIHFSRAATIVMPSVLTSFAAVGMFLRAQDADRTGRARWTAFALAGAIAALNLYEYAAAKAVFFGLAVLWATTFPLRRGSRSQWLVGTAALAAGAAVVAAPIIFWYVQQPGQVGIRFTELSVLNPRYAALNLKLYGTQDSQTVLIRQIIRSLGGFFIVNDTSPIYRIQAPLMDLPTAILSAVGLVIAARRQRRRTLALVAWLMAGLIAGAILLIEPPTSYHYIVLVPLAMVFAAVALDAMFSRWVGRLWVPIIIAGIVVLNIQIYFADYPTQGAWHSAESSIGFYARKHSPCCRFVYIGYPDMTPREITQLAAAPATVEYVWSTDYLDTQQTDVSRDRRPWVFFVTLDRPGQLELLQRRFPRSRVGLYEERGRTMFWTVIVDDPQVARNPAVTAPAQTVPSRFDGAFSSR, translated from the coding sequence ATGCCAACATCGTCCCCGCATCATGTGTTCATACCCATGCAGCACCGCGTGCTAGTATTGCTGGTGCTATGCCTGGGTTTTGCCCTACGCCAGGTGGCGCTGCCGGACATGCCGCCGTTCGTGCACGGCGATGGCGCCAACCTGGCGAAATACTCTCTGCGCGTCGCGCGCGGCGATCAGCCGTGGTATGGTGTGCGCGCTGACGGCGACGCCAACTGGGCATTCCTTCAGTTTGCGCCATACACGCTGCTCGGAAACGATCTCATGGCGTTGCGGTTCATGTCGGCGTGCTGGGGCATGTTGTCTCTGGCCGGCGCATACTACGGAACTCGCCGTCTGTTCGGCGCGCGCGTGGCGCTTTTTGCGCTGTGCCTGATGGCGTCGGGGCACTTGCTGATCCATTTCAGCCGCGCGGCGACGATTGTTATGCCGTCGGTGCTGACCAGTTTCGCGGCGGTCGGTATGTTCCTGCGCGCCCAGGACGCGGACCGTACCGGGCGCGCGCGCTGGACGGCGTTCGCGCTGGCCGGCGCGATTGCCGCCCTCAACCTGTACGAATACGCGGCCGCCAAGGCCGTCTTCTTCGGCCTGGCCGTGCTGTGGGCGACTACGTTCCCGCTCAGGCGCGGGTCGCGCTCGCAGTGGCTCGTGGGAACGGCGGCGCTTGCGGCGGGCGCGGCGGTCGTCGCCGCGCCGATCATCTTTTGGTACGTGCAGCAACCGGGGCAAGTTGGCATCCGGTTCACGGAGTTGAGCGTCCTCAATCCGCGTTACGCCGCGCTCAATCTGAAGTTGTATGGAACGCAAGATAGTCAGACCGTGCTGATCCGCCAGATTATCCGCAGCCTGGGCGGCTTCTTTATCGTGAACGATACCAGCCCCATCTACCGGATTCAGGCGCCGCTCATGGATCTGCCCACGGCCATTCTATCGGCGGTTGGCCTGGTCATCGCCGCCCGGCGGCAAAGGCGGCGCACGCTGGCGCTGGTCGCTTGGCTGATGGCCGGCCTCATAGCGGGCGCCATTTTGTTGATCGAGCCGCCGACCAGTTATCACTACATTGTGCTTGTCCCGCTGGCTATGGTATTCGCGGCGGTCGCGCTGGATGCGATGTTCTCGCGCTGGGTCGGCCGCCTATGGGTGCCGATTATTATCGCCGGCATTGTCGTGCTGAACATCCAAATCTACTTTGCGGACTACCCAACGCAGGGCGCCTGGCATTCGGCGGAGAGCAGCATCGGCTTCTACGCGCGCAAGCATTCGCCGTGCTGTCGTTTTGTATATATCGGCTATCCCGATATGACGCCGCGCGAAATAACGCAGTTGGCGGCGGCGCCCGCCACGGTCGAGTACGTATGGAGCACAGACTACCTCGACACGCAACAAACGGATGTCAGTCGGGACCGGCGCCCATGGGTCTTCTTTGTCACCCTCGACCGGCCGGGGCAATTGGAACTATTGCAGCGGCGCTTTCCACGCAGCCGCGTAGGATTGTACGAAGAGCGTGGCCGTACGATGTTTTGGACCGTTATCGTAGACGATCCACAGGTGGCGAGAAACCCGGCGGTGACTGCGCCTGCCCAGACAGTTCCCTCGCGGTTTGACGGCGCTTTTTCATCACGTTGA
- a CDS encoding OsmC family peroxiredoxin, with amino-acid sequence MVDILRTGTAVWQGGRSGSSKVSSGSGALKDAPVSVASRFEQAGGTNPEELIASAHAACFSMQFAVLLDRNGTPATEVSTKATLSMKRLETGGWKIYKIQLDCEAKAAGIDAAKFQEIAETAKNVCPVSNLLKPGLEEIVLNAVHKP; translated from the coding sequence ATGGTCGACATTCTGCGCACGGGCACGGCAGTCTGGCAGGGCGGCCGCAGCGGCAGCAGCAAGGTTTCGAGCGGCAGCGGCGCGCTGAAGGACGCTCCGGTCAGCGTCGCGTCGCGCTTCGAGCAGGCGGGTGGCACGAACCCCGAAGAGTTGATCGCGTCGGCGCACGCGGCGTGCTTCTCGATGCAGTTCGCGGTGCTGCTCGACCGCAACGGCACGCCGGCGACCGAAGTGAGCACCAAGGCGACGCTGAGCATGAAGCGCCTTGAGACGGGCGGCTGGAAGATCTACAAGATCCAGTTGGACTGCGAAGCGAAGGCAGCCGGCATCGATGCTGCCAAGTTCCAGGAGATCGCGGAGACGGCGAAGAACGTCTGCCCGGTTTCGAACCTGCTAAAACCGGGGCTCGAAGAGATCGTACTGAACGCCGTCCACAAACCGTAG
- a CDS encoding glucose-6-phosphate isomerase — MSPAKPSADRILARTLDDLKTQNTVARIWQKDHTVWKPDPTELANRLGWLDVADRVLAELPALNAFVAEMRAAGYTDAVLLGMGGSSLAPEVMRRTFRVKRGYLRLHVLDSTVPGWVAGLTHKLDPERTLFIVSSKSGGTIEVMSFFKHFWAWCGPDAGAHFVAVTDPDTSLQKLATERGFRKVFVNDPNIGGRYSAQSYFGLAPAALMGIDVGELLRRVQLMMGRCAPAAPLGENPGATLGAVLGSLALAGRDKLTFIMSPAIASFGLWAEQLVAESTGKEGKGILPIALEPTAPASAYGRDRLFAYLKLEGDDSARTDRLATALEKAGQPVIRIDLQDRYDIASEWYRWEFATAVAGAVLGIQPFDQPNVQESKDITGRVLVDVKTSGVTPVTDTTGDLKAMLAKTKRGAYVALMAYIPQSPVVEEALDGLRLKLLKKYGLPNTMGYGPRFLHSTGQYHKGGPNTGVFVQLVADWGADVPIPGESYTFKGLAAAQCVGDFEALRKHDRRVVRVNLGRNAAQGIRELTKQI, encoded by the coding sequence ATGTCGCCCGCCAAACCGTCCGCTGATCGAATCCTCGCCCGCACGCTTGACGACCTGAAGACCCAGAACACCGTTGCCCGCATCTGGCAGAAGGATCACACGGTCTGGAAGCCCGACCCGACCGAACTGGCCAACCGGCTCGGCTGGCTCGACGTGGCCGACCGTGTGTTGGCCGAATTGCCCGCACTCAACGCGTTCGTCGCCGAGATGCGCGCCGCCGGCTATACCGACGCCGTGCTGCTCGGCATGGGCGGTTCGTCGCTGGCGCCGGAAGTGATGCGCCGCACATTCCGCGTCAAGCGCGGTTATTTGCGGTTGCACGTCCTCGACTCGACCGTGCCAGGCTGGGTGGCCGGACTGACGCACAAGCTCGACCCAGAGCGCACTCTGTTCATCGTGTCATCGAAATCCGGCGGCACGATCGAGGTGATGTCGTTCTTCAAGCATTTCTGGGCCTGGTGCGGCCCCGATGCCGGCGCGCACTTCGTCGCCGTGACCGATCCGGACACGAGCCTGCAGAAGTTGGCGACGGAGCGCGGCTTCCGCAAGGTGTTCGTCAACGATCCGAACATCGGCGGCCGCTACTCGGCGCAGTCGTATTTTGGCCTGGCGCCCGCCGCGCTGATGGGCATTGACGTCGGCGAACTCCTGCGACGCGTGCAGTTGATGATGGGGCGCTGCGCGCCGGCCGCGCCGCTCGGCGAGAACCCGGGCGCGACGCTCGGTGCGGTGCTCGGCTCGCTGGCGCTGGCCGGGCGCGACAAACTGACGTTCATCATGTCGCCCGCCATCGCCTCGTTCGGCCTCTGGGCCGAGCAACTGGTCGCGGAGAGCACCGGCAAGGAAGGCAAAGGCATCCTGCCGATCGCGCTCGAACCGACTGCCCCGGCGAGCGCCTACGGCCGTGACCGGCTGTTCGCGTACCTGAAGCTCGAGGGCGACGACAGCGCGCGCACCGATCGGTTAGCCACCGCGCTCGAAAAGGCGGGTCAACCGGTGATCCGCATCGACTTGCAGGACCGCTACGACATCGCGAGCGAGTGGTACCGCTGGGAGTTTGCGACCGCCGTCGCCGGCGCGGTGCTCGGCATCCAGCCGTTCGATCAGCCGAACGTGCAGGAGAGCAAGGACATCACCGGCCGCGTGCTGGTCGACGTGAAGACGAGCGGCGTCACGCCGGTTACTGACACCACTGGTGACCTGAAAGCCATGTTGGCGAAGACGAAGCGCGGCGCCTATGTGGCGCTGATGGCGTATATCCCGCAGTCGCCCGTGGTTGAAGAGGCATTGGACGGCCTGCGCCTGAAGCTGCTCAAGAAATATGGCCTGCCGAACACGATGGGCTACGGGCCGCGCTTTTTGCACTCAACCGGCCAGTACCACAAGGGCGGCCCCAACACCGGCGTCTTCGTGCAATTGGTGGCCGACTGGGGCGCCGATGTGCCGATCCCCGGTGAATCGTATACCTTTAAGGGGCTGGCGGCTGCGCAGTGCGTCGGTGATTTCGAGGCGCTGCGGAAGCACGATCGGCGCGTCGTGCGCGTGAATCTGGGGCGCAACGCCGCGCAGGGCATTCGCGAGCTGACCAAGCAGATCTGA
- the gnd gene encoding decarboxylating 6-phosphogluconate dehydrogenase: MDIGMIGLGRMGANMTTRLLRGGHRVVVYDMRPEAVAASVKEGAVGAASLSDVAAKLPAPRSVWIMVPAGQPTEDTLSALLGVLGQGDTIIDGGNSNYKESQKRAARVQAAGLNFLDVGTSGGIWGLAEGYSLMIGGERTVAERHAPIFETLAPAVDQGWGYMGPNGAGHFVKMIHNGIEYGMMQAYAEGFEILKAKTEFDLDLHQIAETWRVGSVVRSWLLDLAARALADDPDLSAIKGIVADSGEGRWTVAEAIDLDVSAPVITLALQNRLRSRNPDPFGDKLLAALRNQFGGHAVQKE; the protein is encoded by the coding sequence ATGGACATTGGCATGATTGGCCTCGGGCGCATGGGCGCGAATATGACCACGCGCCTGCTGCGCGGCGGGCACCGGGTCGTCGTCTACGACATGCGCCCGGAAGCGGTGGCCGCGTCGGTCAAAGAGGGCGCGGTTGGTGCGGCGTCGCTGTCCGACGTGGCGGCGAAGTTGCCCGCGCCGCGCTCAGTCTGGATCATGGTGCCGGCGGGCCAGCCGACCGAGGACACGCTCAGCGCGCTGCTCGGCGTACTCGGTCAGGGCGACACGATTATCGACGGCGGCAACAGCAACTACAAAGAGTCGCAGAAGCGCGCCGCACGGGTGCAGGCGGCCGGGCTGAACTTCCTCGACGTGGGTACCAGCGGCGGTATCTGGGGCCTGGCCGAGGGCTACAGCCTGATGATCGGCGGTGAACGCACCGTGGCCGAGCGGCACGCGCCGATCTTCGAGACGCTGGCGCCCGCGGTTGACCAGGGCTGGGGCTATATGGGCCCGAATGGCGCGGGACACTTCGTCAAGATGATCCACAACGGGATCGAGTACGGTATGATGCAGGCGTATGCCGAAGGCTTCGAGATACTAAAGGCCAAGACCGAGTTTGACCTGGACCTGCACCAGATCGCCGAGACGTGGCGCGTCGGCAGCGTGGTGCGCTCGTGGCTGCTCGACCTGGCGGCGCGCGCGCTGGCCGACGATCCCGACCTGTCAGCGATCAAGGGTATCGTGGCTGACTCCGGCGAGGGACGCTGGACGGTCGCCGAGGCGATCGATCTCGACGTCTCCGCGCCGGTCATCACGCTGGCGCTGCAGAACCGCCTGCGCTCGCGCAACCCCGACCCGTTTGGCGACAAGCTGCTGGCCGCGCTGCGCAACCAGTTTGGCGGCCACGCTGTGCAGAAGGAGTGA
- a CDS encoding polysaccharide deacetylase: protein MAFPIMLTFDMDAESTVLAIDPENARRPGVLSPGQYGPTVAVYRILDMLKQEGVPATFFVPGWTADYYPAAMEALVAAGCEVGHHGYTHTLPYAYPSRDAEEDDFVKGIEAIERHTGKKPIGYRSPAWDYSPHTLAIMEKYGFLYSTNFQDYDAPYMQTVDGRPTRIVELPVSWLTDDMPYFVFRPPYYRPLAPASHPYEIWTEELRGLHAENKIFVLTMHPYLTGRPSRIAMLRRVIAFARSLGNVEFRQCGEYAREFLAAQGGAQ from the coding sequence ATGGCGTTTCCCATCATGCTCACCTTCGATATGGACGCCGAGTCGACCGTGCTGGCGATCGACCCGGAGAACGCGCGGCGGCCCGGTGTGCTGTCGCCCGGCCAGTACGGGCCGACGGTGGCGGTCTACCGCATCCTCGACATGCTGAAGCAGGAGGGGGTGCCGGCCACCTTCTTCGTGCCGGGCTGGACGGCCGACTATTACCCGGCGGCGATGGAGGCGCTTGTCGCCGCGGGCTGTGAGGTCGGGCATCATGGCTACACGCACACGCTGCCATACGCCTATCCCAGCCGCGACGCCGAGGAAGACGATTTTGTGAAGGGCATCGAGGCGATCGAGCGGCACACCGGCAAGAAGCCGATCGGCTACCGCTCGCCCGCCTGGGACTACTCGCCGCACACGCTCGCGATCATGGAGAAGTACGGCTTCCTGTATTCGACGAACTTTCAGGACTACGATGCGCCGTACATGCAGACGGTGGACGGCCGACCGACGCGCATCGTCGAGTTGCCGGTCTCGTGGCTGACCGACGACATGCCATACTTTGTCTTCCGGCCGCCGTATTACCGCCCGCTGGCGCCGGCCAGCCACCCGTACGAGATCTGGACGGAGGAACTGCGCGGCCTGCACGCCGAAAACAAGATCTTCGTGCTGACGATGCACCCGTATCTGACCGGGCGGCCGAGCCGCATTGCGATGCTCCGGCGCGTGATTGCGTTTGCGCGCTCGCTGGGCAACGTCGAGTTCCGGCAGTGCGGCGAGTATGCGCGCGAGTTCCTGGCCGCGCAGGGAGGCGCACAATGA
- a CDS encoding polysaccharide deacetylase: MTFPIMLTFDLDAETAALAIDPNNVNRPGTLSIGRYGPNVAVARLLALLKAEEIPATWFVPGWVVDHYPAAIEQIVAARHEIAHHGYTHTPPANLPDRAAEEDELVRGIASIERATGRKPVGYRSPSWDFSAHTLGLLVEHGFAYSSNFMNHDAPYRHTLDGKPTNLVELPVQWMNDDAPFFTFRPPYYRPIQPPSHPFEIWTEELRGLYAEPGKVFVLTMHPHHIGRPSGVALLKRFIAFARSFGDVEFKMCTDVAAAYAAT, from the coding sequence ATGACGTTCCCAATCATGCTGACGTTCGACCTCGACGCGGAGACCGCCGCGCTGGCGATCGACCCGAACAACGTGAACCGTCCCGGCACGCTATCAATCGGCCGCTATGGGCCGAATGTGGCGGTGGCGCGCCTGCTGGCACTGCTGAAGGCCGAGGAGATCCCGGCGACCTGGTTCGTGCCGGGTTGGGTGGTCGATCATTACCCGGCGGCGATCGAACAGATCGTTGCGGCCAGGCACGAGATCGCGCACCACGGCTACACGCATACGCCGCCGGCCAACCTGCCGGACCGCGCCGCCGAGGAAGACGAATTGGTGCGCGGCATCGCGAGCATCGAGAGGGCGACGGGCCGCAAGCCGGTCGGCTACCGCTCGCCGTCGTGGGACTTCTCGGCGCACACGCTCGGCCTGCTGGTGGAGCACGGCTTCGCGTACTCGTCGAACTTCATGAACCATGACGCGCCGTACCGGCACACGCTGGATGGCAAGCCGACGAACTTGGTCGAACTGCCGGTGCAGTGGATGAACGACGACGCGCCGTTCTTCACCTTCCGGCCGCCGTATTACCGGCCGATCCAGCCGCCCAGCCACCCGTTCGAGATCTGGACGGAGGAACTGCGCGGCCTGTACGCCGAGCCGGGCAAAGTCTTTGTGCTGACGATGCACCCGCACCATATCGGACGGCCGAGCGGTGTGGCGCTGTTGAAGCGCTTTATCGCGTTTGCGCGCTCGTTCGGGGATGTGGAGTTCAAGATGTGCACGGATGTGGCGGCCGCTTACGCGGCAACCTAG
- the zwf gene encoding glucose-6-phosphate dehydrogenase, which yields MLESTVSNSIVADIRHYQGKPVTVVIFGASGDLTHRKLIPALFSLFCKKRLPAAFHVVGTARTVFTDEQFRAAARKDVAEYGEHRFSDDEWAQFSQGLFYVPAERDLHAGFAGLDAKLNVLEGTPSNRLYYLSTPPNLYEEIVSNLCAAGMVSEDEHVWKRVVIEKPFGNDLPSARELNESFHGHIDEHQIYRIDHYLGKETVQNMLVFRFANAIFEPVWNRNYVDHVQITVAEKVGIEHRGKFYDDVGVLRDMFQNHLMQLLTLVAMEPPSSFAAEAQRNERGKVLSAVRPVTGKEVRANMVRGQYLGYRNEEGVAPNTQTATYAALRLFIDNWRWQGVPFYLRSGKALAEKNTVIVVQFKRPPHSMFPMSPDRDLTPNRLAIRLQPDEGMLLRFEAKVPATTADMRSVNMDFSYDESFGPKAIPEAYERLLLDALHGDQALFTRSDQIELAWTLMDPLIAACSTPDAPPLAIYEQGSWGPYQADEFMARDGRAWATGRATVD from the coding sequence ATGTTGGAATCCACGGTGTCCAATAGCATTGTCGCCGATATTCGACACTACCAGGGCAAGCCGGTGACGGTTGTCATCTTCGGCGCGTCAGGCGATCTGACGCACCGCAAGTTGATCCCGGCGCTGTTCAGCCTGTTTTGCAAGAAGCGCCTGCCGGCGGCATTCCACGTGGTCGGTACGGCGCGCACGGTCTTCACGGACGAACAGTTCCGCGCCGCCGCGCGCAAGGATGTAGCCGAATACGGCGAACACCGCTTTAGCGATGACGAGTGGGCGCAGTTCTCGCAAGGTCTCTTCTACGTCCCCGCCGAACGCGATCTGCATGCGGGTTTTGCCGGACTCGACGCGAAGCTGAACGTGCTCGAAGGCACGCCGTCCAATCGTCTGTACTATTTGTCGACGCCGCCCAACCTGTACGAGGAGATCGTCAGCAACCTGTGCGCGGCGGGCATGGTGAGCGAGGATGAGCACGTATGGAAGCGCGTGGTGATCGAAAAGCCGTTCGGCAACGATCTGCCGTCCGCACGCGAGCTGAATGAATCCTTTCACGGGCATATTGACGAGCACCAGATTTACCGCATCGATCATTACCTGGGCAAGGAGACGGTGCAGAACATGCTCGTCTTCCGCTTCGCCAACGCCATCTTCGAGCCGGTCTGGAACCGCAACTACGTCGATCACGTGCAGATCACGGTCGCCGAGAAAGTTGGCATCGAGCACCGCGGCAAGTTCTACGACGACGTCGGCGTGCTCCGCGACATGTTCCAGAATCACCTGATGCAGCTGCTGACGCTGGTCGCCATGGAGCCGCCCTCGTCGTTCGCCGCCGAGGCGCAGCGCAACGAGCGGGGGAAGGTATTGAGCGCGGTGCGGCCCGTGACCGGCAAGGAGGTGCGCGCCAACATGGTGCGCGGGCAGTACCTCGGCTACCGCAACGAGGAGGGCGTCGCGCCGAACACGCAGACGGCAACGTATGCCGCTCTGCGCCTGTTTATCGACAACTGGCGCTGGCAGGGTGTGCCGTTCTACCTGCGCTCCGGCAAGGCGCTGGCCGAGAAGAACACGGTGATCGTCGTGCAGTTCAAGCGCCCGCCGCACTCGATGTTCCCGATGAGCCCCGACCGCGACCTGACGCCGAACCGGCTGGCGATCCGCCTCCAGCCGGACGAGGGCATGCTGCTGCGCTTCGAGGCGAAGGTGCCGGCCACGACCGCCGACATGCGCTCGGTCAACATGGATTTCTCGTATGACGAGTCGTTCGGGCCGAAGGCGATCCCGGAAGCCTACGAGCGGCTCCTGCTCGACGCGCTGCATGGCGACCAGGCGCTCTTCACGCGCAGCGACCAGATCGAGCTGGCCTGGACGCTGATGGATCCGCTGATCGCGGCGTGCAGCACGCCCGACGCGCCGCCGCTGGCGATCTACGAGCAGGGCAGTTGGGGACCGTACCAGGCCGATGAGTTTATGGCGCGCGACGGGCGCGCCTGGGCGACCGGCCGCGCGACGGTGGACTGA
- a CDS encoding DUF952 domain-containing protein, which translates to MTIILHITTPAQWAAAQAEGAYRGDTLATEGFIHCSRPEQAAGVGNRLFRGTRGLIVLVIDRAQVTAPVKDEGADGDLFPHIYGPLNLDAVTHVVPFEPRPDGGFDAPIL; encoded by the coding sequence ATGACAATCATCCTGCACATCACCACGCCCGCGCAGTGGGCGGCGGCACAAGCGGAAGGGGCGTATCGCGGCGACACCTTGGCGACCGAAGGGTTCATTCACTGCTCGCGCCCCGAGCAGGCGGCGGGCGTCGGCAACCGCCTTTTCCGTGGCACGCGCGGCCTGATCGTGCTCGTCATCGATCGTGCGCAAGTGACCGCGCCGGTGAAAGACGAGGGGGCCGACGGGGACCTGTTCCCGCACATCTACGGCCCGCTGAACCTCGATGCCGTGACGCACGTCGTGCCGTTCGAGCCGCGCCCTGATGGCGGCTTCGACGCGCCAATCTTGTAG
- a CDS encoding DSD1 family PLP-dependent enzyme: protein MPPTIAPVGAPKSEIDTPALLINRELLERNVKRMASYFAGTGVAFRPHAKTHKSVEVARMQIDAGAVGVTCAKLGEAEALAAGGVGDILIANQIIGPIKIARLVALAKKIKIAVAVDDAGNVSELSAAAAAAGVTIRCLVEVNIGMNRCGVNTPEEALVLARQIAGSPGLAFGGIQAYEGHLQNLMPVEERYARTTTDMQKAVDVRRFIEANGIPARVLTGAGTGTFHATMKIPGVTEIQAGSYVTCDAQYKKVGSEFDTALTILSTVVSRPAEDLAVIDIGLKTVTNEFGVPTVLVEGATVLGLSEEHARVKLEGTARNLKIGDKIEVLPTHGCTTINLHDRFYVMEDDRLAAVWNIVGRGQSQ, encoded by the coding sequence ATGCCCCCCACTATCGCGCCGGTTGGCGCGCCTAAATCGGAAATTGACACGCCCGCCCTGTTGATCAATCGCGAGCTGCTAGAGCGCAACGTCAAGCGCATGGCGTCATACTTCGCCGGCACCGGCGTCGCCTTTCGGCCGCACGCCAAGACGCACAAGTCGGTTGAAGTGGCGCGAATGCAGATCGACGCCGGCGCGGTCGGCGTCACCTGCGCCAAGCTCGGCGAGGCCGAGGCGCTCGCCGCTGGCGGCGTCGGCGACATCCTGATCGCCAACCAGATTATCGGGCCGATCAAGATCGCGCGGCTCGTCGCGCTGGCGAAGAAGATCAAGATCGCCGTCGCCGTAGACGACGCCGGCAACGTGAGCGAACTGTCGGCCGCCGCGGCCGCCGCCGGTGTCACAATCCGCTGCCTGGTCGAGGTCAACATCGGCATGAACCGCTGCGGCGTCAATACGCCGGAAGAGGCGCTAGTACTGGCGCGGCAGATCGCCGGCAGCCCCGGCCTCGCCTTTGGCGGCATCCAGGCGTACGAGGGGCACCTGCAGAACCTCATGCCGGTCGAGGAACGCTACGCGCGCACCACGACCGACATGCAGAAGGCGGTCGATGTGCGCCGCTTCATCGAGGCAAACGGCATCCCGGCGCGCGTGCTGACCGGCGCCGGCACCGGCACGTTCCACGCGACCATGAAGATTCCGGGCGTGACCGAAATCCAGGCCGGGTCATACGTCACCTGCGACGCGCAGTACAAGAAGGTCGGCTCGGAGTTCGACACCGCGCTGACGATCCTCTCGACGGTTGTCAGCCGCCCGGCCGAGGATCTGGCCGTGATCGACATCGGCTTGAAGACGGTCACCAACGAGTTCGGCGTGCCGACCGTGCTGGTCGAGGGCGCGACGGTGCTGGGACTGTCGGAAGAGCACGCGCGTGTCAAGCTCGAAGGCACGGCGCGTAACCTGAAGATCGGCGACAAGATCGAGGTGCTGCCGACGCACGGCTGCACGACGATCAACCTGCATGATCGCTTCTACGTCATGGAGGACGACCGCCTGGCGGCGGTGTGGAACATCGTGGGACGCGGGCAGTCACAATAA